A genomic stretch from Arachis stenosperma cultivar V10309 chromosome 3, arast.V10309.gnm1.PFL2, whole genome shotgun sequence includes:
- the LOC130967003 gene encoding uncharacterized protein LOC130967003: protein MTVVRCDGDPGSTVAGQWRSTTAPLACNARSLPRRWQQRRRLPILAWWLGVLTAVMNDEMPNGWPLGLGFLNIKLRVTEAPAAAPVEPFSSTQMPSTSFSSFSSSNLDTESTASFFQDKSVSLGRLIGIRGGERGRLYLPNTLRFEDSTEKKTLGDASCSDSSNSKVQEVDVSGGICIPTLLDVLLRISTKTKKTSRN, encoded by the exons ATGACGGTAGTGAGGTGCGACGGAGACCCTGGCTCGACGGTGGCTGGACAGTGGCGGAGCACAACGGCTCCTCTGGCTTGCAACGCGCGCTCTCTCCCTCGACGATGGCAGCAGCGACGACGTCTCCCTATTCTTGCGTGGTGGCTCGGCGTCTTGACGGCGGTGATG AATGATGAGATGCCCAATGGATGGCCACTGGGTCTTGGGTTTTTGAATATAAAGCTTAGAGTTACAGAGGCACCTGCAGCTGCACCGGTGGAGCCTTTCTCATCGACGCAGATGCCATCCACCAGCTTCTCCTCATTCTCATCCTCCAACCTTGATACTGAG TCAACAGCATCTTTCTTCCAAGACAAGAGTGTATCCCTTGGGCGTCTTATAGGAATAAGAGGAGGGGAGAGAGGACGATTGTACTTGCCAAACACGCTGAGGTTTGAAGACAGTACTGAGAAGAAAACATTAGGAGATGCTTCTTGTTCTGATTCATCTAACTCAAAGGTACAAGAAGTGGATGTGTCTGGAGGCATTTGCATACCCACATTACTTGATGTCCTGCTCAGAATCAGCACCAAAACTAAGAAAACTTCAAGGAACTAG
- the LOC130969440 gene encoding uncharacterized protein At4g28440-like, with product MASNQQQGSAEKPAKRKPVFTKVDQLKPGTNGHTLVAKVLSSNTVLNKGRPSSSQNLRPTLIAECLIGDETGTILFTARNDQVELMKPDTTVILRNAKIDMFKGSMRLAVDKWGRIEVTEPAKFAVKEDNNLSLVEYELVNVVEE from the exons ATGGCGTCGAATCAGCAGCAGGGAAGTGCGGAGAAACCGGCGAAGAGGAAGCCAGTGTTCACCAAAGTGGATCAGCTGAAACCGGGAACCAACGGTCACACCTTGGTGGCGAAGGTGTTGTCTTCAAACACCGTCTTGAACAAAGGGAGACCCTCCTCTTCCCAAAACCTTCGCCCCACTCTCATCGCAGAGTGCCTCATCGGCGACGAAACCGGCACCATCCTCTTCACCGCTCGCAACGATCAAG TTGAATTGATGAAGCCAGATACTACTGTGATTCTCCGAAACGCAAAGATAGACATGTTTAAGGGATCAATGAGGCTGGCTGTTGACAAATGGGGCCGCATTGAGGTAACTGAACCAGCAAAGTTTGCAGTTAAAGAGGATAACAACCTATCTCTGGTCGAATATGAATTGGTGAACGTGGTTGAGGAATGA
- the LOC130970269 gene encoding protein NUCLEAR FUSION DEFECTIVE 6, mitochondrial-like isoform X1 produces MSAVASRCFLRSAASRTVNFAAGGKSRPTRSPFRVPKQSSLSNRIFRSPPPAMSCCVESMQPYHMATASALLTSMLSACPRSYGWTHEGS; encoded by the exons ATGTCAGCCGTCGCCTCCCGCTGTTTCCTGCGTTCTGCCGCATCACGAACGGTGAACTTTGCCGCCGGTGGCAAGTCAAGACCCACCCGGTCTCCGTTTCGGGTGCCGAAGCAAAGTTCACTCTCTAACCGCATTTTCAG GTCGCCGCCGCCGGCAATGAGTTGCTGCGTTGAATCGATGCAGCCGTATCACATGGCCACGGCTTCCGCATTGCTGACTTCGATGCTCTCCGCTTGCCCCCGCTCTTATGGTTGGACTCATGAAG GGTCGTGA
- the LOC130967004 gene encoding uncharacterized protein LOC130967004 yields MILREEELLKTFQGLNLGVRKESGILCLSQLQILSDFKSDLLKAHQDSETLRKVLPAVEQEKQWRVSKGQDGLWMFKNWIVVPDTGDLRQSILKEAHKSGFSIHPGSTKMYQDLKAIFWWPGLPRTRSGYDAIWVVVDQLTKSAHFLPIQISCTMEELARMYIKEIVRLHGVPSTIISDRDPRFISRFWGAFQRAFGTQLSLSTAYHPQIDAIMRASKWLYMKLYMAGNVNLCCVGMKLEKRIYADQRRKPLDFEEGEHVFLKVTPTTGVGRAIKTEKLNPRYIGPFEILKRIGPVTYRIALPPYLSNLHDVFHVSQLQKYTPDASHVLEPEPIQEREDLTLPVIPVRIDYINIKRLRGKKVSLVKVAWSRASIEEHTWELKSDMRKD; encoded by the exons ATGATCCTACGGGAGGAAGAGTTACTGAAGACATTTCAAGGTTTGAATTTGGGAGTTAGAAAAGAATCTGGAATCCTATGTTTGAGTCAGTTGCAAATTTTAAGTGATTTTAAATCAGATCTTTTGAAGGCTCATCAAGACAGTGAAACGTTACGTAAGGTATTACCAGCAGTTGAACAGgaaaaacagtggagagtgtcaaAAGGACAGGATGGTTTGTGGATGTTCAAGAACTGGATTGTTGTGCCAGATACTGGGGACCTACGACAGAGTATCTTGAAAGAAGCTCATAAGAGCGGGTTTTCAATTCATCCAGGAAGTACTAAAATGTATCAGGATCTAAAAGCGATATTCTGGTGGCcag GTTTGCCTAGAACCCGGTCTGGTtatgatgctatttgggtggtTGTGGACCAATTGACGAAATCAGCTCATTTTCTTCCTATCCAAATAAGTTGCACAATGGAGGAATTGGCTCGAATGTATATCAAAGAGATTGTTAGGTTACATGGCGTGCCTTCTACTATTAtatctgatagagatcctcgttttaTATCAAGGTTCTGGGGAGCTTTTCAGCGTGCATTTGGGACTCAGTTAAGTTTGAGTACTGCGTATCATCCTCAGATAGATG ctatcatgcgagcatcgaaATGGCTCTATATGAAGCTCTATATGgcaggaaatgtcaatctctgttgtgttggtatgaagctggagaaaAGA ATCTATGCCGACCAAAGGCGAAAGCCTTTGGATTTTGAAGAAGGAGAACATGTCTTTCTGAAAGTTACACCAACCACTGGAGTGGGAAGAGCTATTAAGACTGAGAAACTGAATCCCCGTTATATTGGACCGTTTGAGATCCTGAAGAGAATTGGACCAGTGACTTATAGAATTGCCTTACCGCCGTATCTTTCAAACTTGCACGATGTGTTCCATGTGTCACAGCTTCAGAAGTATACTCCTGATGCAAGTCATGTTCTGGAACCAGAACCAATCCAAGaaagagaagatctaacacTTCCAGTAATTCCTGTGAGAATtgattatattaatattaaacgATTACGTGGAAAGAAAGTATCTTTGGTAAAAGTAGCTTGGAGTCGAGCTAGTATCGAGGAACATACCTGGGAGCTCAAATCAGATATGCGAAAAGACTAG
- the LOC130970269 gene encoding protein NUCLEAR FUSION DEFECTIVE 6, mitochondrial-like isoform X2 yields the protein MSAVASRCFLRSAASRTVNFAAGGKSRPTRSPFRVPKQSSLSNRIFRSPPPAMSCCVESMQPYHMATASALLTSMLSACPRSYGWTHEDG from the exons ATGTCAGCCGTCGCCTCCCGCTGTTTCCTGCGTTCTGCCGCATCACGAACGGTGAACTTTGCCGCCGGTGGCAAGTCAAGACCCACCCGGTCTCCGTTTCGGGTGCCGAAGCAAAGTTCACTCTCTAACCGCATTTTCAG GTCGCCGCCGCCGGCAATGAGTTGCTGCGTTGAATCGATGCAGCCGTATCACATGGCCACGGCTTCCGCATTGCTGACTTCGATGCTCTCCGCTTGCCCCCGCTCTTATGGTTGGACTCATGAAG ATGGATGA